One Nonomuraea angiospora DNA segment encodes these proteins:
- a CDS encoding family 10 glycosylhydrolase, with amino-acid sequence MIALRTLLAAFAVLAHLVTSTSSAAAAACTPDPATPKRQLRAMWISTVANIDWPSATGLTAAKQQAEFRAWLDLAVQKRMNAVVVQIRPTADAFWPSPFEPWSQWLSGTQGGNPGYDPLAFMVNEAHARNLEFHAWFNPYRIANHTDPTKLVSTHPARQHPEWRFAYGGKLYYNPGIPAVRAFIEDAIMDAVSKYDVDGVHLDDYFYPYPVDGQAIPDSGTFSQYGGGFGNVADWRRNNVNLLVQELGQRIHAAKPHVSFGISPFGIWRNAGTDPLGSRTSGLQSYDAIYADSRKWVKQGWVDYIAPQIYWHIGYSAAAYEVLTAWWSDQVRGTGVQLVVGQAAYRAGASGQDAAWQDPAELSDHLTDNRRHPEVAGDIFFSAKDVKADRIGSFTRVMNAHYTKPALLPARGSAAAPAAPAITSATQGSGGVQLAWTGSGTYYAVYRVNGSQSTADPCFFADARNLVTTTRKTSFTDASAASGAFTYYVTALNRTHQESQPSAGKPVGSPGDAFSVVIDNSDAGFTAGSNWGTSAFSGQRHGADYRFADPVSASDPAWYQTTIPSAGSYRVEVWYPADPGYNSATPYIVAASGGNQTVTVDQRSGGGQWRVLGTYTLAAGTYNVVGVSRWTSATGYVIADAVRVTKV; translated from the coding sequence GTGATCGCGCTGCGCACCCTCCTCGCCGCCTTCGCCGTACTCGCCCATCTCGTGACCTCCACTTCCTCCGCCGCCGCGGCCGCCTGCACGCCTGACCCCGCCACCCCGAAGCGCCAGCTCAGGGCCATGTGGATCTCCACGGTCGCGAACATCGACTGGCCCAGCGCCACGGGGCTGACCGCGGCCAAGCAGCAGGCCGAGTTCCGCGCATGGCTGGACCTGGCCGTGCAGAAGCGGATGAACGCCGTGGTCGTGCAGATCAGGCCCACGGCCGACGCGTTCTGGCCGTCACCGTTCGAGCCGTGGTCGCAGTGGCTGAGCGGCACCCAGGGCGGGAACCCCGGGTACGACCCGCTGGCCTTCATGGTCAACGAGGCGCACGCCCGCAACCTGGAGTTCCACGCCTGGTTCAACCCGTACCGGATCGCCAACCACACCGATCCGACAAAGCTCGTGTCCACGCACCCGGCGCGGCAGCATCCCGAGTGGCGCTTCGCGTACGGCGGGAAGCTCTACTACAACCCGGGCATCCCGGCGGTCCGCGCCTTCATCGAGGACGCGATCATGGACGCCGTCTCCAAGTACGACGTGGACGGCGTGCACCTCGACGACTACTTCTACCCCTATCCGGTGGACGGCCAGGCCATCCCCGACTCGGGCACGTTCAGCCAGTACGGCGGCGGGTTCGGCAACGTCGCCGACTGGCGGCGCAACAACGTCAACCTGCTCGTGCAGGAGCTGGGCCAGCGCATTCACGCCGCCAAGCCGCACGTGTCGTTCGGGATCAGCCCGTTCGGCATCTGGCGCAACGCCGGGACCGACCCGCTGGGCTCGCGCACGTCCGGGCTGCAGTCGTACGACGCGATCTACGCCGACAGCCGGAAATGGGTCAAGCAGGGTTGGGTGGACTACATCGCGCCCCAGATCTACTGGCACATCGGCTACTCCGCCGCCGCTTACGAGGTGCTCACGGCCTGGTGGTCCGACCAGGTGCGGGGCACCGGCGTGCAGCTCGTCGTGGGCCAGGCCGCCTACCGCGCCGGCGCCTCCGGGCAGGACGCCGCCTGGCAGGACCCGGCGGAGCTGAGCGACCACCTGACCGACAACCGCCGGCATCCCGAGGTGGCCGGGGACATCTTCTTCAGCGCCAAGGACGTCAAGGCGGACCGGATCGGGTCGTTCACCCGGGTGATGAACGCCCACTACACCAAGCCCGCGCTGCTGCCCGCCCGCGGCTCGGCGGCGGCGCCGGCCGCGCCCGCGATCACCTCGGCCACCCAGGGCTCGGGCGGCGTCCAGCTCGCGTGGACGGGCTCGGGCACGTACTACGCGGTGTACCGGGTGAACGGGTCGCAGTCCACGGCGGACCCGTGCTTCTTCGCCGACGCCCGGAACCTGGTCACGACGACCCGGAAGACGTCCTTCACCGACGCGTCCGCCGCCTCCGGGGCGTTCACGTACTACGTGACCGCTCTCAACCGCACCCACCAGGAGAGCCAGCCCAGCGCGGGCAAGCCCGTGGGGTCGCCCGGCGACGCGTTCAGCGTCGTGATCGACAACTCGGACGCGGGCTTCACCGCCGGCTCGAACTGGGGCACCTCCGCCTTCTCCGGGCAGCGCCACGGCGCCGACTACCGCTTCGCCGACCCGGTCTCGGCCAGCGATCCCGCCTGGTACCAGACGACCATCCCCAGCGCCGGGAGCTACCGGGTGGAGGTCTGGTATCCGGCCGACCCGGGCTACAACAGCGCGACGCCGTACATCGTCGCCGCCTCCGGCGGGAACCAGACGGTCACCGTGGACCAGCGCAGCGGCGGCGGGCAGTGGCGGGTGCTGGGCACGTACACGCTGGCGGCGGGCACGTACAACGTGGTCGGGGTGAGCCGGTGGACCTCGGCGACGGGCTACGTCATCGCCGACGCCGTCCGCGTCACCAAGGTCTGA
- a CDS encoding golvesin C-terminal-like domain-containing protein: MTLVRTRLAALATSILAVLLIAAGQPALAVAKDSPLQAAFAKAAAAQDVPRDLLVALAYAETHLDGHKGEPSASGGYGVMHLVSNPTNHSLEKAAELTKLPADKLKADDEANILGGAAVLRALADGLGLDETARKDAGRWYQAVAKYGNASSPELARLYADAVYEQLGLGIDIRGVQVKPQEVTADRGELAKAPQLNAQAEVASPDYPPAAWVAASSSNYTASSRPSAYAIDRVIIHVTQGSYAGTISWFQNSAAQVSAHYVVKSSNGAITQMVRDKDIAWHAGNWTYNTRSIGIEHEGYVNDASWFTDAMYRASAALTKAICDKYGIPKDRTHIIGHNQVPGATHTDPGPNWNWTTYMNYVTGGGTPSWSTTIDNTTSGQFTASANWGTSTYSSQRYGADYRFADPVAASDPAWYSATIPSAGTYRVEVWYPDDPGYNSSAPYIVAASGGNQTVYVDQRSGGGAWKSLGTFSLNAGTYNAVGVSRWTSGTGLVIADAVRISRV, translated from the coding sequence ATGACTCTCGTCCGCACGCGATTAGCGGCCCTCGCCACCTCGATCCTCGCCGTCCTCCTCATCGCCGCAGGCCAGCCCGCCCTGGCAGTGGCCAAGGACAGCCCGCTCCAGGCGGCGTTCGCCAAGGCGGCCGCCGCGCAGGACGTCCCCCGCGACCTGCTCGTCGCGCTCGCCTACGCCGAGACCCACCTCGACGGCCACAAGGGCGAGCCCAGCGCCAGCGGCGGATACGGCGTGATGCACCTGGTCAGCAACCCGACCAACCACTCGCTCGAGAAGGCCGCCGAGCTGACCAAGCTCCCGGCCGACAAGCTGAAGGCCGACGACGAGGCGAACATCCTCGGCGGCGCGGCCGTGCTGCGCGCCCTCGCCGACGGGCTGGGCCTCGACGAGACGGCCAGGAAGGACGCCGGGCGCTGGTACCAGGCGGTGGCCAAGTACGGCAACGCCTCCTCGCCCGAGCTGGCCCGCCTCTACGCCGACGCCGTGTACGAGCAGCTCGGCCTCGGCATCGACATCCGCGGCGTCCAGGTCAAGCCGCAGGAGGTCACCGCCGACCGCGGCGAGCTCGCCAAGGCCCCCCAGCTGAACGCGCAGGCCGAAGTGGCCAGCCCCGACTACCCGCCGGCCGCCTGGGTGGCCGCCAGCTCCAGCAACTACACCGCCTCCAGCCGGCCCTCGGCCTACGCCATCGACCGGGTGATCATCCACGTCACCCAGGGCTCGTACGCCGGCACCATCTCCTGGTTCCAGAACTCCGCCGCGCAGGTCTCCGCCCACTACGTGGTCAAGTCCTCCAACGGCGCCATCACCCAGATGGTGCGTGACAAGGACATCGCCTGGCACGCCGGGAACTGGACCTACAACACCAGGTCCATCGGCATCGAGCACGAGGGCTACGTCAACGACGCCTCGTGGTTCACCGACGCGATGTACCGTGCTTCCGCGGCCCTGACCAAGGCCATCTGCGACAAGTACGGCATCCCGAAGGACCGCACCCACATCATCGGGCACAACCAGGTGCCGGGCGCCACCCACACCGACCCGGGCCCGAACTGGAACTGGACCACGTACATGAACTACGTGACCGGTGGCGGCACCCCGTCGTGGTCCACGACCATCGACAACACCACCTCCGGCCAGTTCACCGCCAGCGCGAACTGGGGCACCTCCACCTACTCCAGCCAGCGCTACGGCGCCGACTACCGCTTCGCCGACCCCGTCGCCGCCAGCGACCCGGCGTGGTACTCGGCGACCATCCCGAGCGCGGGCACGTACCGGGTCGAGGTCTGGTATCCGGACGATCCCGGATACAACAGCTCGGCGCCGTACATCGTGGCGGCGTCGGGCGGCAACCAGACCGTCTACGTCGACCAGCGCTCCGGCGGAGGGGCCTGGAAGAGCCTGGGCACCTTCTCGCTCAACGCCGGCACGTACAACGCCGTTGGGGTGAGCCGCTGGACCTCGGGCACGGGCCTCGTGATCGCCGACGCGGTCCGCATCAGCCGGGTCTGA
- a CDS encoding DUF2809 domain-containing protein, whose translation MRRAMVLLGGVALAVGAFALFYRGPGQPFIRGYVSDVGATMLVYAFLGLLWRTTAARRTLATAAIAAAVEFYQIVGMTPPGIGGVLVGAFPDPWDLVAYAIGVVAALAWERRSVRSGDQTG comes from the coding sequence ATGCGCCGCGCCATGGTCCTTCTGGGTGGCGTCGCCCTCGCCGTCGGCGCGTTCGCCCTCTTCTACCGGGGCCCGGGACAACCGTTCATCCGCGGTTACGTGAGCGATGTCGGCGCCACCATGCTGGTCTACGCGTTCTTGGGGCTGCTGTGGCGCACCACCGCCGCACGCCGCACCCTGGCCACGGCCGCGATCGCCGCCGCCGTCGAGTTCTACCAAATAGTCGGCATGACCCCGCCAGGGATCGGCGGTGTCCTGGTTGGTGCGTTCCCCGACCCATGGGACCTGGTCGCCTATGCGATCGGTGTGGTCGCGGCCCTGGCCTGGGAACGCCGATCGGTCCGATCCGGTGATCAGACCGGCTGA
- a CDS encoding DUF397 domain-containing protein, translated as MKISDELRAELDSAQWTKSSLSGSNGGDCLYAAKLSGDRYAIRDSEQPDVPPVIVRGGVFRAFVGGAKLGEFDF; from the coding sequence ATGAAGATCAGTGACGAGCTGCGGGCCGAACTGGATTCGGCTCAGTGGACGAAGTCCTCGCTCTCCGGCTCCAACGGAGGGGATTGCCTCTACGCGGCCAAGCTGAGCGGCGACCGTTACGCGATCCGGGATTCCGAGCAGCCCGATGTCCCGCCGGTGATCGTGCGCGGAGGGGTCTTCCGCGCCTTCGTGGGCGGCGCGAAACTCGGCGAATTCGACTTCTGA
- a CDS encoding helix-turn-helix domain-containing protein, with product MTEVYGEVLKKARNAAGLSQTALGDLLSCSESLVGLIERGKRRPSKKFTLAAEAILGLNGELFGLLPNTTVMSTPKWFSEWPKVEEKAHTIRTWQPLVVPGLLQTARYARAILSAEPGVTEQWIEAAVETRLRRQSVFERESPPMYWALLDECVLLRPVGGKEVMREQLEHLLKMGERPNISLQIVPLEIGVTAGLLGGFALAQGDGLPDHVYLEAAEQASVSAREDTVRHVNVRYDAIHTWAHPIHVSQRLVREVAARYEDQ from the coding sequence ATGACAGAGGTTTATGGCGAGGTACTGAAGAAGGCGCGCAACGCGGCAGGTCTTTCCCAGACGGCTCTGGGGGACCTGCTCTCATGCAGCGAGAGCCTGGTCGGCCTGATCGAGCGCGGGAAGCGGAGGCCGAGCAAGAAGTTCACCCTGGCGGCCGAGGCGATTCTGGGGCTGAACGGGGAGCTCTTCGGGCTCCTGCCCAACACCACCGTCATGTCCACTCCGAAGTGGTTCAGCGAGTGGCCGAAGGTGGAGGAGAAGGCGCACACCATACGAACGTGGCAACCGCTCGTGGTCCCTGGACTCCTCCAGACGGCTCGCTACGCACGGGCCATCCTCTCTGCCGAGCCGGGGGTCACCGAGCAATGGATCGAAGCGGCCGTCGAGACGCGCCTCCGGCGGCAGTCCGTATTCGAGCGCGAGAGCCCACCCATGTACTGGGCGCTGCTCGACGAATGTGTCCTCCTTCGGCCCGTCGGCGGGAAAGAGGTGATGCGAGAGCAGCTAGAGCACCTACTGAAGATGGGCGAACGGCCGAACATCTCCCTCCAGATCGTGCCGCTGGAAATCGGCGTCACCGCAGGTCTTCTCGGAGGCTTCGCTCTCGCTCAGGGCGACGGCCTGCCGGACCATGTCTACCTGGAAGCCGCTGAGCAAGCCTCCGTATCTGCTCGCGAGGACACGGTAAGGCACGTTAACGTCAGATATGACGCAATTCACACATGGGCACACCCCATACACGTGAGCCAGCGACTAGTGCGTGAGGTGGCGGCAAGGTATGAAGATCAGTGA
- a CDS encoding ATP-binding protein: MRRNDKTSWQARQATGLWLTDSHPTVRSDALQIVSELVANVIQHVPGGRRRDWVKVRLGFGDGFVRLEVIDPGAPEEEPCFVPRQLGPMEESGRGLGIVARLSAECGTHVTEEGHRVVWADIATSMP, encoded by the coding sequence TTGCGCCGCAACGACAAGACGTCGTGGCAGGCGCGGCAGGCGACCGGGCTCTGGCTCACCGACAGCCATCCGACGGTCCGCTCCGACGCGCTCCAGATCGTCTCCGAGCTGGTGGCCAACGTCATCCAGCACGTCCCGGGCGGCAGGCGGCGCGACTGGGTCAAGGTCCGGCTGGGCTTCGGCGACGGCTTCGTCCGCCTTGAGGTGATCGACCCGGGCGCTCCGGAAGAGGAGCCATGCTTCGTCCCCCGCCAGTTGGGCCCCATGGAGGAGTCGGGTCGCGGCCTTGGCATCGTGGCCCGGCTGAGCGCCGAATGCGGCACGCACGTCACCGAGGAGGGTCATCGCGTCGTGTGGGCCGACATCGCAACGAGCATGCCGTGA
- a CDS encoding SDR family NAD(P)-dependent oxidoreductase, translating to MSRFEGKVALVTGASGVLGRAAALAYAGEGASVLVAGRDTATLAEVVKLIEERGGRASAFTVDVTRSAEVAAMVEAAVSRYGGLDVALNAAGVFGMLAPLADYDEDVWDTTLAVNLKGVFLSMKHEIAHMRAHGGGVIVNVASNLGAHWRLPGAAAYAASKAGVSFLTRTAARDHIADGVRINAVSPGPIDSPMATRPGETREERDERMRGALPIGRVATPEEVAAAALWLSSPESSFAVGQDHVIDGGATA from the coding sequence ATGAGTCGTTTTGAGGGCAAGGTCGCCCTGGTCACCGGCGCGAGCGGCGTCCTGGGACGGGCCGCGGCGCTGGCGTACGCGGGTGAGGGCGCCTCCGTGCTGGTCGCCGGGCGCGACACCGCCACGCTCGCCGAGGTCGTGAAGCTGATCGAGGAGCGGGGCGGGCGGGCGAGCGCGTTCACCGTGGACGTCACGCGGTCGGCCGAGGTCGCCGCCATGGTCGAGGCCGCGGTCTCCCGGTACGGGGGGCTCGACGTCGCGCTCAACGCGGCCGGCGTCTTCGGCATGCTCGCGCCGCTGGCCGACTACGACGAGGACGTCTGGGACACCACGCTCGCGGTGAACCTCAAGGGCGTGTTCCTGTCGATGAAGCACGAGATCGCCCACATGCGAGCCCACGGCGGCGGGGTGATCGTCAACGTGGCCTCCAACCTGGGCGCGCACTGGCGGCTGCCCGGGGCCGCCGCGTACGCCGCCTCGAAGGCGGGGGTCAGCTTCCTGACCCGCACCGCCGCCCGCGACCACATCGCCGACGGCGTACGGATCAACGCCGTCAGCCCCGGCCCGATCGACTCGCCCATGGCGACGCGGCCCGGCGAGACCCGGGAGGAGCGGGACGAGCGCATGAGGGGCGCGCTGCCGATCGGCCGGGTCGCCACGCCGGAGGAGGTCGCCGCGGCGGCGCTGTGGTTGTCGTCGCCGGAGTCGAGCTTCGCCGTGGGCCAGGACCACGTGATCGACGGCGGCGCCACCGCCTGA
- a CDS encoding TetR/AcrR family transcriptional regulator produces the protein MARSKEFDPEVALQKALELFWERGYEATSMADLVEHLGIARASIYGTFGGKRELYLKALERYLEQHDVVERLSQPGPALPAVRAFLDSYVAECLADELRRGCMVVNTAVEFAARDAAVSRKVTESWAGLEAVLAATLVRARAQGEIPAGKDPHALARFLLVLLQGIRVLGRADPDPRRLRDAVDQAMVAVQI, from the coding sequence GTGGCAAGGAGCAAGGAGTTCGATCCCGAGGTCGCGTTGCAGAAGGCGCTCGAGCTGTTCTGGGAGCGCGGATACGAGGCGACGTCGATGGCGGACCTCGTGGAGCACCTCGGGATCGCCCGGGCGAGCATCTACGGCACCTTCGGCGGCAAGCGCGAGCTCTACCTGAAGGCGCTGGAGCGCTACCTGGAGCAGCACGACGTGGTCGAGCGGCTGTCCCAGCCGGGGCCCGCGCTGCCCGCCGTCCGGGCCTTCCTCGACTCGTACGTCGCGGAATGCCTGGCCGACGAGCTGCGGCGAGGCTGCATGGTGGTGAACACGGCCGTGGAGTTCGCCGCACGCGACGCCGCCGTGTCCCGCAAGGTGACGGAGAGCTGGGCGGGGCTGGAGGCCGTGCTCGCCGCCACTCTGGTCAGGGCGCGGGCCCAGGGCGAGATCCCGGCGGGCAAGGACCCGCACGCGCTGGCCAGGTTCCTGCTCGTGCTGCTGCAGGGCATCAGGGTGCTCGGCAGGGCCGACCCCGACCCGCGCCGCCTGCGCGACGCGGTCGACCAGGCCATGGTTGCCGTCCAAATTTGA
- a CDS encoding SigE family RNA polymerase sigma factor — MIVDVADEQRFREFVSARSPALMRLGFLLTGGDQHAAEDLVQTALAKLAGRWRRVDAPEAYAKQIMYRQQISWWRASRRRGEVVQATPPELADRDLNHQSELRMVLRSALARLTARQRTVLVLRYFEDLPEQEVARALGCSVGTVRSTAHRSLARLREIAPELARELEVAQ, encoded by the coding sequence GTGATCGTGGACGTCGCGGACGAGCAACGTTTCCGCGAGTTCGTCTCTGCGCGCTCCCCCGCACTCATGCGGCTCGGGTTCCTGCTCACCGGCGGTGACCAGCACGCGGCCGAGGACCTGGTGCAGACCGCGCTGGCGAAACTGGCCGGCCGGTGGCGGCGGGTGGACGCGCCCGAGGCGTACGCCAAGCAGATCATGTACCGCCAGCAGATCAGCTGGTGGCGGGCGAGCAGGCGGCGCGGCGAGGTCGTGCAGGCGACGCCGCCCGAGCTGGCGGACCGGGACCTCAACCACCAGAGCGAGCTGCGCATGGTGTTGCGGTCGGCGCTGGCGCGGCTCACGGCGCGGCAGCGCACCGTGCTGGTGCTCCGCTATTTCGAGGACCTGCCGGAGCAGGAGGTCGCGCGGGCGCTGGGCTGTTCCGTCGGAACGGTCAGGAGCACGGCGCACAGGTCGCTGGCCCGCCTGCGCGAGATCGCCCCCGAACTGGCCCGGGAACTGGAGGTGGCCCAATGA
- a CDS encoding IucA/IucC family C-terminal-domain containing protein, protein MAPTDGLLPLPREARTDAANLATTALLNCLIREVARPARAGEFLLPATGRLLRVAGGRFPDRAEQRTPGGWRPLSLDDLVALTAAELRAGTGVDNDTLPAEITHSRDVMAALLAARRAATPPADLYLRSEQALVAGHRYHPAPKARGGSGPGAWLPYAPEAYASFALPLFGVPAERLVEMGETGALDRLGPPPGDGLALLPAHPWQVELLGGPPPLRRVGATRVLASPTSSIRTVYLPELDLFCKFSLDVRITNDIRRLWLRDLSRLAVVAEVVGQAFDDLPDHVARPAVLRDRGYRSAELDRDGGEALAVIVRDGLREHVRPGLTVLLAAGISEGFPGNPLDGLGEELALVWWERYLDHVVPPLLHAYFRHGVVLECHLQNVLVAVDERGLPAQAVFRDHEGIKLVAERHPSLSGVGSARAWERLVYCLVTNNLCEIAGALAERHPGLRGELWARARTVFTGCGKDHGDPDELRDLLAATHIPAKANLLLRWLDAGGGDMRAVPVPNPLAQ, encoded by the coding sequence ATGGCACCTACCGACGGCCTTCTTCCTCTCCCGCGAGAGGCACGGACCGACGCCGCGAACCTCGCGACGACGGCACTGCTCAACTGCCTGATCCGCGAAGTGGCCCGGCCCGCCCGCGCCGGCGAGTTCCTGCTGCCCGCGACCGGCCGGCTCCTGCGCGTCGCCGGAGGGCGGTTCCCGGACCGGGCCGAGCAGCGGACGCCCGGCGGCTGGCGCCCCCTCTCCCTGGACGACCTGGTCGCGCTGACGGCCGCCGAACTCCGTGCGGGGACCGGGGTCGACAACGACACGCTGCCCGCAGAGATCACGCACAGCCGGGACGTCATGGCCGCCCTGCTGGCCGCCCGGCGGGCCGCGACGCCGCCCGCGGACCTCTACCTGCGTTCCGAACAGGCCCTCGTCGCGGGCCATCGCTACCACCCCGCCCCCAAGGCCCGCGGCGGTTCCGGTCCCGGGGCCTGGCTCCCGTACGCGCCGGAGGCGTACGCGAGCTTCGCGCTGCCGCTGTTCGGCGTGCCGGCCGAGCGGCTGGTGGAGATGGGGGAGACGGGCGCGCTCGACCGGCTCGGGCCGCCTCCCGGCGACGGCCTGGCCCTGCTGCCCGCGCATCCCTGGCAGGTGGAGCTGCTGGGCGGCCCGCCGCCGCTGCGCCGCGTGGGCGCAACCCGGGTCCTCGCGTCGCCGACCTCGTCGATCCGTACGGTGTACCTGCCCGAGCTGGACCTGTTCTGCAAGTTCAGCCTGGACGTGCGGATCACGAACGACATCCGCCGGCTGTGGCTGCGCGACCTGAGCCGGCTGGCCGTGGTCGCCGAGGTCGTCGGACAGGCGTTCGACGACCTGCCCGACCACGTGGCCCGGCCCGCCGTGCTGCGCGACCGCGGCTACCGCAGCGCCGAGCTGGACCGGGACGGCGGGGAGGCGCTGGCGGTGATCGTCCGCGACGGGCTGCGCGAACACGTGCGCCCGGGGCTGACGGTGCTGCTCGCGGCGGGGATCAGCGAGGGCTTCCCCGGCAACCCGCTCGACGGGCTGGGCGAGGAGCTGGCGCTCGTGTGGTGGGAGCGGTACCTGGACCACGTGGTGCCCCCGCTCCTGCACGCCTACTTCCGCCACGGGGTCGTGCTGGAGTGCCACCTGCAGAACGTGCTGGTCGCGGTGGACGAGCGCGGGCTTCCCGCGCAGGCCGTCTTCCGAGACCACGAGGGGATCAAGCTCGTCGCGGAGCGGCACCCGTCGCTGAGCGGCGTCGGGAGTGCGCGGGCGTGGGAGCGGCTGGTGTACTGCCTGGTGACCAACAACCTCTGCGAGATCGCGGGCGCTCTGGCCGAGCGTCACCCGGGGCTGCGGGGGGAGCTGTGGGCACGGGCCAGGACGGTGTTCACGGGGTGCGGCAAGGATCACGGGGATCCGGACGAGCTGCGCGATCTGCTGGCCGCCACGCACATCCCGGCCAAGGCCAACCTGCTGCTGCGCTGGCTGGACGCGGGGGGCGGCGACATGCGGGCCGTGCCCGTACCCAACCCCCTGGCCCAGTGA
- a CDS encoding IucA/IucC family protein, with product MRRWEAEFAADLSLVRPELSAAYVAALPDARAAVLGRLWRSLLYEPLPGLLDTRGQPDDRPLATVDTRGQARIPPADGRLLATVDARGQARVGLADGRVLIGRAREPYDLGGEPALWLDGHPHTHPAELLAALGLPGTAGLVEDLDNSVASLALSRAEPGRVPATPEEYEQSVVDGHPYHPGCRSRPGVSVAEQLAYMPEHRPVVHLDLLALPAADCLVSGPWPAALTDGDRLLLPVHPWQSAHVLPALGLRPHVTGAVPARPLMSVRTLAPLDGGPHVKTAFSTRMTSGVRDISPGSVRDCVHLSDLLSTLSARLGGRLGIARYLAGAAGKVNGEHSPDVSAMLREPAGNAIPVGAVTRATVRDPAAWLATFARLAWRELLGLLALGVALEAHGQNLLVELDGDGLPRRLVYRDLADVRISPARLARHGIEAPPVSARLLTDDPGALHAKLFGGLVGTTFGSLIALFGQGDRAAESRLWDDVAAAARAADFPCAEDRRALFGPRLTVKAHLLARLEGAPPGDSWTRLPNPLGS from the coding sequence ATGAGGCGTTGGGAGGCGGAATTCGCGGCTGACCTGTCCCTGGTGCGCCCGGAGCTCTCGGCGGCGTACGTCGCGGCCCTCCCGGACGCGCGGGCCGCCGTGCTCGGCCGCCTCTGGCGCAGCCTCCTCTACGAACCGCTCCCCGGCCTCCTGGACACACGGGGACAGCCCGACGACCGCCCGCTCGCCACCGTGGACACGCGAGGGCAGGCCCGCATCCCGCCGGCCGACGGCCGCCTGCTCGCCACCGTGGACGCGCGGGGACAGGCCCGCGTCGGGTTGGCGGACGGCCGGGTGCTCATCGGGCGGGCGCGGGAGCCGTACGACCTCGGGGGCGAGCCGGCGCTCTGGCTGGACGGCCACCCCCACACCCACCCCGCCGAACTGCTCGCCGCCCTCGGCCTGCCCGGCACCGCCGGGCTGGTCGAGGACCTGGACAACAGCGTGGCCTCGCTGGCGCTGTCCCGCGCGGAGCCCGGCCGTGTCCCGGCCACCCCGGAGGAGTACGAGCAGAGCGTGGTGGACGGCCATCCGTACCACCCGGGCTGCCGCAGCCGCCCCGGCGTCTCCGTGGCGGAGCAGCTCGCCTACATGCCGGAGCACCGCCCCGTCGTCCACCTGGACCTGCTCGCGCTGCCCGCCGCCGACTGCCTGGTCTCGGGCCCGTGGCCGGCCGCGCTCACGGACGGCGACCGGCTCCTGCTCCCCGTCCACCCCTGGCAGAGCGCCCACGTCCTGCCCGCGCTGGGCCTGCGACCGCACGTCACCGGCGCCGTCCCGGCCCGCCCGCTGATGTCCGTACGGACCCTCGCCCCCCTCGACGGCGGCCCGCACGTCAAGACGGCGTTCAGCACCCGGATGACCTCCGGCGTCAGGGACATCTCCCCCGGCTCGGTCCGCGACTGCGTCCACCTGTCGGACCTGCTCTCCACCCTGTCCGCCAGGCTGGGCGGGCGGCTCGGCATCGCCCGCTATCTGGCCGGCGCCGCCGGGAAGGTGAACGGCGAGCACAGCCCCGACGTGTCGGCCATGCTCCGCGAACCGGCCGGGAACGCGATCCCCGTCGGCGCCGTCACCCGCGCGACCGTGCGGGACCCGGCGGCCTGGCTGGCCACGTTCGCCCGCCTGGCCTGGAGGGAGCTCCTGGGCCTGCTGGCGCTCGGCGTGGCGCTGGAGGCGCACGGCCAGAACCTGCTGGTGGAGCTCGACGGGGACGGCCTCCCGCGCCGGCTGGTCTACCGCGATCTGGCCGACGTCAGGATCAGCCCGGCCAGGCTCGCCCGCCACGGGATCGAGGCGCCGCCGGTCAGCGCCCGGCTGCTCACCGACGACCCCGGGGCGCTGCACGCCAAGCTCTTCGGCGGGCTCGTCGGCACCACGTTCGGCAGCCTGATCGCGCTGTTCGGCCAGGGCGACCGGGCCGCCGAGTCCCGCCTCTGGGACGACGTGGCCGCGGCCGCGCGCGCCGCGGACTTTCCGTGCGCCGAGGACCGCCGGGCCCTGTTCGGCCCGCGCCTCACGGTCAAGGCCCACCTGCTCGCCCGGCTGGAGGGCGCGCCGCCCGGTGACAGCTGGACCAGGCTGCCCAACCCGCTCGGCTCGTGA